From a single Lewinella sp. LCG006 genomic region:
- the mrdA gene encoding penicillin-binding protein 2: MAVDHHKNRGSIIQVFFIIITLVIVGQLLNLQVLNKNFRTRAEAAGSSKQLEYPSRGLVFDRNKQLLVTNKPIYDLMFVYNQFEDYKDDFDTTKFCRLLGVTEDYFIAALDKEWRDPRYSKSKMEPFLTRIAPEQYATLQESLYEFPGFFIQERNARAYPHHSSAHLLGYIGEVSPSILEDSTDAYNTGDYMGITGLEKQYEYYLRGTKGIRRVEKDIQGRVMGSVNGGELDVRPEAGDDLFSTIDLNLQTYGEALMQNKIGSIVAIEPETGEILAMISTPTYDPSLLAIGTERGKHYADLLSDSLQPFFNRSIQAQYPPGSLFKPIVALIAMQNGTLDPNRGISCQGAYYLNGLRLTGCHNHPYCKDVATAIQYSCNAYFVTAFREVVDRFPEENTPRQGLTDFNNYLENFGMGSPLGLDFPGEQPGNVPSAAFYDKVYANETGWKSIWLRSLGIGQGELLTTNLQLANLAAAIANRGYFITPHLTRALRDAEGNPIPAPLSLKKRQTGIDAKHFIPVIDGMEMVVQAGTARIAYIPDIPICGKTGTAENTQRGGKDHSIFFAFAPKENPKIAIAVYIENGGWGGSYAAPIVSLMIEKYLRGEITPERQWLEDRMKAANLIGGQP, encoded by the coding sequence CAAAAACCGTGGGAGTATTATTCAGGTTTTCTTCATCATCATTACACTGGTGATCGTAGGGCAATTGCTCAACCTGCAAGTACTGAATAAAAACTTCCGCACCCGCGCCGAAGCTGCCGGGTCGAGCAAACAATTAGAATACCCCTCCCGAGGCTTGGTCTTTGATCGTAACAAACAACTCCTGGTTACCAACAAGCCTATCTACGATCTGATGTTTGTTTATAATCAGTTCGAAGACTACAAAGATGATTTCGATACCACCAAATTCTGTCGATTACTAGGCGTTACTGAAGACTATTTCATTGCAGCATTAGATAAAGAATGGCGTGACCCTCGCTATTCTAAGTCAAAAATGGAGCCCTTCCTGACCCGGATAGCACCAGAACAATACGCTACTTTACAGGAAAGTCTATACGAATTCCCAGGCTTTTTTATCCAGGAGCGTAACGCTCGTGCTTACCCTCATCACAGTAGTGCCCACTTGCTGGGGTACATTGGGGAAGTGAGTCCCAGTATTTTGGAAGACTCTACCGATGCCTATAATACGGGGGACTATATGGGGATTACCGGACTGGAAAAACAGTACGAATATTACCTGCGCGGCACCAAGGGTATTCGTCGAGTAGAAAAAGACATTCAGGGTAGAGTTATGGGTAGTGTTAATGGTGGTGAACTGGACGTGAGGCCTGAAGCCGGCGACGACCTTTTTTCTACGATAGACCTTAACCTGCAGACCTATGGCGAAGCATTGATGCAGAATAAAATTGGGAGCATCGTAGCGATTGAACCAGAGACTGGCGAAATTCTGGCGATGATCAGTACGCCTACTTATGACCCTAGCCTCCTGGCGATTGGCACCGAACGTGGCAAGCATTATGCCGACTTGCTAAGCGATTCGCTACAGCCTTTTTTCAATCGGAGTATCCAGGCACAGTACCCGCCCGGGTCTTTGTTTAAGCCCATTGTGGCACTGATTGCTATGCAAAATGGCACCCTTGATCCTAATCGTGGAATCAGCTGCCAAGGAGCTTATTACCTTAATGGCCTGCGCCTCACGGGCTGCCACAACCACCCTTATTGCAAAGACGTAGCTACGGCTATTCAGTACTCTTGCAATGCTTACTTCGTGACGGCTTTTCGCGAAGTTGTTGATCGTTTTCCCGAAGAAAATACGCCTCGTCAGGGCTTAACTGATTTTAATAACTACCTGGAAAATTTTGGCATGGGCAGCCCGTTAGGACTCGACTTCCCCGGAGAACAGCCGGGTAACGTCCCTTCTGCTGCGTTCTATGATAAAGTCTACGCCAACGAAACGGGATGGAAGTCGATTTGGCTTCGATCTTTAGGGATTGGTCAAGGGGAATTACTGACCACCAACCTGCAATTAGCCAACCTTGCGGCCGCTATTGCCAACCGTGGCTACTTCATCACTCCTCATCTTACGCGTGCCTTAAGAGACGCTGAAGGGAATCCTATCCCAGCCCCTTTAAGCTTGAAAAAGCGGCAAACAGGTATTGATGCCAAGCATTTTATTCCGGTCATTGATGGGATGGAAATGGTAGTACAAGCAGGTACTGCCCGCATTGCTTACATCCCGGATATTCCCATCTGTGGAAAAACGGGTACTGCCGAAAATACCCAGCGTGGAGGCAAAGACCACTCTATCTTTTTTGCTTTTGCACCAAAGGAAAATCCAAAAATTGCAATCGCCGTTTACATTGAAAACGGAGGCTGGGGAGGAAGCTACGCAGCACCGATTGTAAGTTTGATGATTGAAAAATACCTGCGGGGGGAAATCACCCCGGAACGCCAGTGGCTAGAAGATCGCATGAAGGCTGCCAACCTTATCGGTGGTCAACCATAA